Genomic segment of Arachis stenosperma cultivar V10309 chromosome 4, arast.V10309.gnm1.PFL2, whole genome shotgun sequence:
TTACAGTGTGTGACTTTTCAAACATTTTGTTATACAAAGAGGACTTAAATTAGTGACAGTGAAATTAGTTAAGAAGTGTGTTGGTGATTGGCACATCACAAGTGCTGAATTTCCCTTATCTTATTACAGCAGTGGGACATGCTAAGAAGAACTGCTTAACACAACATGTGCACTTCCTTAGTCAGGATTACATAACTACATTGATACATTTGACAGGTAGGTTGTTCTGGTACTCTATATCCACATGCTTGTCATGGTTAATATACAAGCCATTTTATTCATGTTACAGCTACTCTTGCTTGTGTAGTCACTGACTAGCTTGGGATATTGCTGAAGAATGtgtcatttttatcttttataatgCAGTGTGATTATGGGCTTGGAATGCTTCATTCTCCTGGAAGACATTCCCAGTATGGACATGTGAATTATGAACCTTAGTATATTAATAGAATGTGGGacattttctttctcttccccacatttttcttttcttaccaCTCACCCAAACTCACTAGGATTTGTATATTAGGTGTGCTAATTTGTAAATGTAACCTACATGCTTActatatattcttttatttctaaTAGAGGTTGTAGAATTGtaacattttagttagttaggtAAATTTTCACTTTTCTTAAGCCTTCACTTCAAATTCATGCATAATTTGATATCTAAAATACCCTTTGTTGAGCAATTGACTATATCATCTAATCAATGTTTAATATCTAACTATGAATATATAAGAAGTAAAAGCAAAGTGTTGGAAAATATTTGGAGTGGACCACTAAGTGGATTCATGGCAGTTGGGTCCACTACTTTTGTAGGTGTTCTGAGTATGCTTAGCAGAATAAGTCCTATCTCCTTTGCAATCACATGCTACCCCAAATTGGACTTGGGCTCTACACTCCTCCTCCTTCTTGTTATCCACAACTCCCTCAAAACAAAAACATGACTAAGACACATTAACTCACTCCAAAGTCCAAACAAAGTCATtctttatattaaaaaataaattaaatctcATATGCAAATAACATCAATTAAATCATATTCATACTTTGTTATTGTTTAGTTGTGACAAATCAAATCATACGGGTATATGATGGAAGATACTATGGTTGATTTGATGTTTATATAAAAAGAGTATAAGAGAGATAAAGCCACCTTTTATATTCTCCCAATAAAGCCACTTCCTTAGtaactcttctctctctttctctctcttccttcaGATCtcagtttctctctctaaaaaaccgttcctaaattaaaattttctgcTAAATGCATCACAAATGCCTAACCTTCATAAATTCAAGCTCTTAGCCACTCAATGTTCCGTCGCCGGCAGTCCAACACGCAGCCCTACCACCAGCCCTGTTATTCATCTCCGCCGCCGCAAGACCCTCCGCATGCTCCTAACTCGCCCTTCCTCCGACCACCACCGCCGACGCTTCCATCCTCCGCCAACGCAAGATCCCCCCGACACCACCACAACCACCACCAGAGTCCGCCACAAGCTCAAGGACCTCTTCGTCTCCTCTCCATCGCCGCCGCCAGCAGAAAACACCGCCGCCGCCAAGAGCTGCCGAGAATTAGAACAACAGCAACAGCTCCACCACCATGAGCAGGACGGATTTGTCTCCGGCGGCTCCGCTTTCGGCGTCAGGTTCCGCTCCGGATCTCCACTCCGACGCAGCAGCGGCGCAGCTCTCCGGCCAATAACATCGGCGTTCCGGTACCGGTTACTCCGACGAGCATGGCGACCGATGTTAGTGACAATTCCTGAGTAGTGTCATGACTGTACGGATAAGCTTAATTccgaaatttttatttttttatttatttatttcattacttaacttaaatttttgagaaaaaagaaacagagaaaaaaaaagaaaaaaaaaagaaaagaataatatTCTCTGCTTGCTGCTAACGTGCTCCGCGTGCGTTT
This window contains:
- the LOC130974066 gene encoding uncharacterized protein LOC130974066, which gives rise to MPNLHKFKLLATQCSVAGSPTRSPTTSPVIHLRRRKTLRMLLTRPSSDHHRRRFHPPPTQDPPDTTTTTTRVRHKLKDLFVSSPSPPPAENTAAAKSCRELEQQQQLHHHEQDGFVSGGSAFGVRFRSGSPLRRSSGAALRPITSAFRYRLLRRAWRPMLVTIPE